The Heyndrickxia vini genome contains a region encoding:
- a CDS encoding ClpP family protease, with translation MEQPSPEKQDETKDKSALVEKIQQLGQTNVPQLSQDTNIHCLTIVGQIEGHMQLPPQNKTTKYEHVIPQIVAIEQNPKIEGLLVILNTVGGDVEAGLAISEMLASLSKPTVSIVLGGGHSIGVPIAVSCDYSFIAGTATMTIHPIRLTGLVIGVPQTFEYLDKMQERVINFVTHHSKIEEEVFKELMFAKGNLTRDIGTNVVGADAVKTGLIDEVGGVGEAMKKLNELIDLNKSQNSAEGMIQ, from the coding sequence ATGGAACAACCATCACCAGAAAAACAAGATGAAACGAAGGATAAATCAGCATTAGTAGAAAAGATACAACAACTTGGACAAACGAATGTTCCACAACTTTCACAAGACACTAATATCCATTGCTTAACCATTGTTGGCCAAATCGAAGGCCATATGCAATTACCACCCCAGAATAAAACAACTAAATATGAACATGTCATTCCACAAATTGTAGCAATTGAACAAAACCCAAAAATCGAAGGTCTTCTAGTTATTTTAAATACAGTAGGTGGTGATGTTGAAGCGGGATTGGCCATCTCGGAAATGCTCGCATCATTATCAAAGCCAACTGTTTCAATCGTATTAGGTGGAGGGCATTCAATTGGTGTACCGATAGCTGTTTCTTGTGATTATTCCTTTATTGCTGGAACCGCTACAATGACAATCCATCCAATTAGATTAACAGGTCTTGTCATTGGAGTTCCACAAACCTTCGAATACCTTGACAAAATGCAAGAGAGAGTAATAAATTTTGTTACCCACCATTCAAAAATTGAGGAAGAAGTTTTTAAAGAATTGATGTTTGCAAAAGGAAATCTAACGAGAGATATTGGCACTAATGTCGTGGGTGCCGATGCGGTGAAAACAGGATTAATAGATGAAGTTGGCGGAGTTGGGGAAGCAATGAAAAAACTAAATGAACTAATTGATCTGAATAAATCGCAAAATAGTGCTGAGGGTATGATTCAATGA
- a CDS encoding BMP family lipoprotein: MKKRKIGFALSLVLAAGTLLGACGTSDKEGTSGKNDKKDNFTVALVTDVGGVDDKSFNQSAWEGLQEFGKDNGLKKGTQGFDYFQSKSDADYKTNLNTAVRNGFDLTYGIGYKLKPAIEEIAGQRKNSHFAIVDDVITDKKNVVSITFKEHEGSFLVGVVAGLTTKTNKVGFIGGTDSDLINKFAAGFQAGVKAVNPKADIKIDFAGAFDKADKGQSMASAMYKSGIDVIYHAAGGTGNGVFTEAKNIKQKDPNKNVWVIGVDRDQVDEGKVSVNGKDYNVTLTSMIKRVDLAVQDLSKKAKDGNFPGGEQIEYGLNEDAVGISPSKENISEDVLKAVDEWKQKIIKGEVKVPLKPTK, encoded by the coding sequence GTGAAAAAGCGTAAAATTGGATTCGCTCTCTCACTAGTATTAGCTGCAGGAACATTGTTAGGAGCTTGCGGTACAAGTGACAAAGAAGGTACGTCGGGGAAAAATGACAAAAAGGACAATTTCACTGTTGCATTAGTAACTGATGTTGGTGGTGTTGATGATAAATCATTTAACCAATCAGCGTGGGAAGGTTTACAAGAATTTGGAAAAGATAACGGATTGAAAAAAGGTACTCAAGGTTTCGATTACTTCCAATCAAAATCTGATGCAGATTACAAAACAAATCTAAATACAGCAGTTCGTAACGGATTCGATTTAACTTATGGTATTGGTTACAAGTTAAAACCTGCAATTGAAGAAATTGCTGGACAACGTAAAAATAGTCACTTCGCTATTGTTGATGACGTTATTACAGATAAAAAGAATGTTGTAAGTATTACATTTAAAGAGCATGAAGGCTCATTCCTTGTTGGTGTAGTTGCAGGTTTAACTACTAAAACAAACAAAGTTGGTTTCATTGGCGGAACAGACAGTGACTTAATTAATAAATTTGCTGCTGGTTTTCAAGCTGGTGTGAAAGCGGTTAATCCTAAAGCAGATATCAAAATCGATTTTGCAGGTGCATTCGATAAAGCGGACAAAGGACAATCAATGGCATCAGCAATGTACAAATCTGGTATCGATGTTATTTATCATGCTGCTGGCGGTACAGGAAACGGTGTGTTTACAGAGGCTAAAAACATTAAACAAAAAGATCCAAACAAAAATGTATGGGTAATCGGAGTTGACCGTGACCAAGTTGATGAAGGTAAAGTTTCCGTAAATGGAAAAGATTATAATGTTACTCTAACTTCTATGATTAAGCGTGTAGATTTGGCAGTTCAAGATTTGTCTAAAAAAGCTAAGGATGGCAACTTCCCAGGCGGAGAACAAATTGAATATGGCCTAAATGAAGATGCTGTTGGTATTTCGCCATCAAAAGAAAATATCTCTGAAGATGTGCTAAAAGCTGTAGATGAGTGGAAACAAAAAATTATTAAAGGTGAAGTAAAAGTTCCATTAAAACCGACTAAATAA
- a CDS encoding aminotransferase class V-fold PLP-dependent enzyme, which produces MSFIVKMARDKDEFEQIMNLNYETFVEEIPQHHINDRRKLLDRFHEENEYIICKENSEVIGMLALRDTRPFSLDEKLGSIENHLDIRFSKPCEVRLLAVKKSYRNGRVFAGLTGGLIRYCLQRGYDIAFISGTTRQSKLYRHLGFESFAHLVGSEEALFQPMYLTKQTYMNNKNLHVFTQISSYLPGPVTIDAEVQSAFDYQPVWHRSEEHSSIVQAVNKKLKSLTNAENVVVLTGSGTLSNDAVAAHLSGIGTKGLILSNGEFGERLIDHANRFHLQFDHLSYQWGERFDLNKIEEQIAQENYDWLWFVHCETSTGMVNDYLSLEKLCKNHTVKLCVDAISSIGAVPLNFESIYLATGVSGKAIGSYTGLSFVFFNKLEDTIYHIPRYLDIMYYQNSNGIPFSQNSNLFLALNTALNKFSNEDFYEKRRSIYFRACELFEEKGFSFVIDQQISSPCVITIELPKELSSLAFGEDLFLNGFLVHYRNRYLVEKNWLQIAFMNVESDLKKINLLINSMELLLNDQLQLI; this is translated from the coding sequence ATGAGTTTTATTGTTAAGATGGCTCGGGATAAAGATGAATTTGAACAAATAATGAATTTAAACTATGAAACTTTTGTTGAAGAAATACCTCAACATCATATAAATGATAGAAGAAAGCTTTTAGACCGATTCCATGAGGAAAATGAATATATCATTTGTAAAGAAAATTCCGAAGTAATCGGGATGTTGGCACTGCGGGATACTCGTCCCTTTTCACTTGATGAAAAACTTGGTTCCATTGAAAATCACTTAGATATTAGATTTTCTAAGCCTTGTGAAGTTCGATTATTAGCCGTTAAAAAGAGCTATCGAAATGGAAGGGTATTTGCAGGTTTAACAGGTGGATTAATTCGTTATTGTTTACAACGCGGCTATGATATTGCTTTTATTTCCGGGACAACAAGGCAAAGTAAACTATATCGTCACTTAGGTTTTGAATCCTTTGCCCATTTAGTTGGATCAGAAGAAGCACTGTTTCAGCCAATGTATTTAACTAAACAAACGTATATGAATAACAAAAACTTACATGTGTTTACACAAATATCTTCCTATTTACCTGGACCTGTAACGATTGATGCTGAAGTGCAATCCGCCTTTGATTATCAACCCGTTTGGCATCGCTCGGAAGAACATTCTTCCATCGTTCAAGCGGTAAATAAAAAGTTAAAATCCTTGACAAATGCCGAAAATGTAGTTGTACTAACAGGATCGGGAACATTAAGTAACGATGCGGTAGCAGCTCATTTATCGGGTATAGGGACAAAAGGGCTAATCCTTTCGAATGGTGAGTTTGGTGAAAGATTAATCGATCATGCTAACAGATTCCATCTACAATTTGATCATTTATCTTATCAATGGGGAGAGAGATTTGATCTTAATAAAATTGAAGAACAGATAGCGCAAGAAAATTATGATTGGTTGTGGTTTGTTCACTGTGAAACATCAACAGGAATGGTGAATGATTATTTATCCTTAGAAAAATTATGTAAGAACCATACTGTCAAACTATGTGTTGATGCCATTAGTTCAATCGGAGCAGTTCCACTAAATTTTGAATCTATCTATTTGGCAACTGGTGTATCAGGGAAAGCAATTGGAAGCTATACAGGGTTATCATTTGTGTTTTTTAATAAACTTGAAGATACTATTTATCATATTCCTCGATATTTAGATATAATGTACTATCAAAATAGCAATGGGATTCCCTTCTCCCAAAATTCAAATTTATTCTTAGCGCTTAATACCGCACTTAATAAGTTTTCAAATGAAGATTTTTATGAGAAGAGGCGTTCTATCTATTTTCGAGCATGTGAATTATTTGAGGAAAAAGGATTTTCATTTGTCATCGATCAACAAATTTCATCACCGTGTGTGATTACAATTGAATTGCCGAAAGAACTTTCATCACTTGCATTTGGCGAAGATTTGTTTTTAAATGGATTTTTAGTCCATTATCGAAATCGATATTTAGTTGAAAAAAATTGGCTGCAAATTGCATTTATGAACGTTGAGAGTGACCTAAAAAAAATAAACCTGTTAATCAATTCAATGGAACTGCTTTTAAATGATCAATTACAATTAATTTAA
- a CDS encoding YlzJ-like family protein, whose product MILYTTTPIEMIFPCDQTVFDNYKTISYQGVPLVVEQTDNHYRIVQILSSNPNDFMKEELAPGQLISFI is encoded by the coding sequence ATGATTCTTTATACTACAACACCAATTGAAATGATTTTTCCTTGTGATCAAACTGTATTTGACAACTACAAAACGATTTCCTATCAGGGTGTTCCTTTAGTTGTTGAGCAAACGGACAACCACTATCGGATCGTACAAATTTTGAGTAGTAATCCAAATGATTTTATGAAAGAAGAGTTGGCTCCGGGGCAATTAATTTCGTTCATTTAA
- a CDS encoding FtsK/SpoIIIE family DNA translocase: MAKRKRRSKKSQQIKTNIRFELVGIILIALSLISIIKLGAVGKSLVYFFRFFLGEWYMVALVCMIFLAVYLMIRRDWPFFYSRRLWGVYVALISLLLLSHVKLFEQLTGAGHIKNPSVIQNTWNLFWQEIKGETSTPDLGGGMIGAVFFAVSHFLFDSLGTKILCIVLLVIGFVLITGKSVGVLFERIGHRTKEFAGQQWEASKKELHEWKAERKERKEQKQPVADIHKHDEKQTVSVEHDNEIKPIISSFTERAFPLDEEEKQKQDTTESEAIQKKANDEIVEDDITHNITFTEVENEDYQLPPLTLLKRPKATDQSKEYHLIHANAAKLERTFQSFGVKARVTQVHLGPAVTKYEVHPDVGVKVSKIVSLSDDIALALAAKDIRMEAPIPGKSAIGIEVPNSEVAVVSLREVLEAKELDNPESKLQIGLGRDITGEAVLAELNKMPHLLVAGATGSGKSVCINGIITSILMRAKPHEVKLMMVDPKMVELNVYNGVPHLLAPVVTDAKKASQALKKVVSEMERRYELFSHTGTRNIEGYNDHVKRHNIETGEKQPLLPYIVVIVDELADLMMVASNDVEDSITRLAQMARAAGIHLIIATQRPSVDVITGVIKANIPSRIAFAVSSATDSRTILDMGGAEKLLGRGDMLFLPVGASKPVRVQGAFLSDDEVEEIVDFVISQQKAQYQEEMIPDDAPEVVETVDDELYDDAVQLIAEMQTASVSMLQRRFRIGYTRAARLIDEMEVRGVVGPYEGSKPRTVLVPKPSEEQSS, from the coding sequence ATGGCGAAAAGGAAGAGGCGGAGTAAAAAATCCCAGCAAATAAAAACAAATATCCGTTTTGAATTAGTTGGTATCATTTTAATAGCGCTTAGTTTAATCTCAATCATAAAGCTTGGAGCTGTTGGTAAATCCCTTGTATATTTTTTTCGTTTCTTTCTTGGAGAATGGTATATGGTCGCTTTAGTTTGTATGATTTTTCTAGCAGTTTATTTAATGATTAGAAGAGATTGGCCATTCTTTTATAGTCGCAGGCTATGGGGAGTATATGTGGCTCTGATAAGTTTGTTACTTTTAAGCCATGTGAAATTATTTGAACAATTAACAGGGGCGGGGCATATTAAGAATCCAAGTGTAATTCAAAATACTTGGAATTTGTTTTGGCAGGAGATAAAGGGTGAAACATCAACACCTGATCTCGGCGGTGGAATGATTGGTGCAGTTTTTTTCGCTGTTTCCCATTTTTTATTTGATTCATTAGGAACAAAAATACTCTGTATTGTATTACTAGTTATTGGATTTGTGTTAATTACCGGAAAATCGGTTGGGGTATTATTCGAAAGAATTGGTCATCGAACAAAAGAATTTGCCGGCCAACAATGGGAAGCTTCTAAAAAAGAATTGCATGAGTGGAAGGCGGAACGAAAGGAAAGAAAAGAGCAAAAACAACCTGTCGCGGATATACATAAACACGATGAAAAACAAACAGTATCTGTAGAACATGATAATGAAATCAAACCAATCATCTCAAGCTTTACCGAAAGAGCATTTCCATTAGACGAAGAGGAAAAGCAAAAACAGGATACAACTGAGAGTGAAGCTATTCAAAAGAAAGCGAATGATGAAATAGTTGAAGATGATATAACTCATAACATAACCTTTACGGAAGTGGAAAATGAGGATTATCAATTACCGCCATTAACATTATTAAAAAGACCGAAGGCGACAGACCAAAGTAAGGAATATCATTTAATTCATGCGAATGCTGCAAAGCTTGAACGAACATTTCAAAGCTTTGGGGTAAAAGCACGGGTGACTCAAGTACATTTGGGCCCAGCGGTTACTAAATACGAAGTACACCCCGATGTCGGGGTAAAGGTAAGCAAAATAGTTAGTTTAAGCGATGATATCGCTTTAGCTTTGGCAGCGAAAGATATTCGGATGGAAGCGCCGATTCCAGGTAAATCAGCAATAGGAATTGAAGTTCCAAATTCCGAAGTGGCAGTTGTTTCTTTACGGGAAGTATTGGAAGCAAAAGAGCTAGATAATCCGGAATCAAAGTTGCAAATTGGCTTGGGCAGAGATATAACCGGGGAAGCGGTACTTGCTGAACTAAATAAAATGCCGCATCTCCTTGTTGCAGGTGCGACAGGAAGTGGAAAAAGTGTTTGTATTAATGGAATCATCACAAGTATTTTAATGAGGGCAAAACCACATGAAGTTAAGTTAATGATGGTCGATCCAAAGATGGTTGAATTAAATGTATACAACGGTGTTCCACATTTATTAGCACCTGTTGTAACCGATGCAAAAAAAGCATCACAGGCCTTAAAAAAAGTAGTTAGTGAAATGGAGAGACGATATGAATTATTCTCCCATACTGGAACAAGAAATATTGAAGGCTATAATGATCATGTAAAACGACATAATATTGAAACTGGTGAAAAACAACCTTTATTACCATATATTGTAGTAATTGTGGACGAGCTCGCAGATTTAATGATGGTAGCTTCAAATGATGTGGAGGATTCAATTACTCGATTAGCACAAATGGCACGTGCTGCAGGAATCCATTTAATTATTGCTACACAAAGACCTTCAGTTGATGTTATTACAGGTGTTATTAAAGCAAATATTCCATCAAGAATTGCCTTTGCAGTGTCCTCTGCGACTGATTCTCGAACAATTCTAGATATGGGTGGGGCAGAGAAATTATTGGGGAGAGGAGACATGCTCTTCCTTCCAGTAGGTGCCTCAAAACCAGTACGCGTTCAAGGAGCGTTTTTATCAGATGATGAAGTAGAAGAAATCGTTGACTTTGTCATATCCCAGCAAAAAGCCCAATATCAAGAAGAAATGATTCCTGATGATGCGCCAGAAGTGGTTGAAACAGTCGATGACGAATTATACGATGACGCTGTTCAATTAATAGCTGAGATGCAAACTGCCTCGGTGTCCATGTTACAAAGAAGATTTAGAATTGGGTATACTAGAGCAGCAAGATTAATAGATGAGATGGAAGTTAGAGGAGTTGTTGGACCATATGAAGGCAGTAAACCACGTACAGTCCTAGTCCCTAAACCATCTGAAGAACAAAGTTCATAG
- a CDS encoding ribonuclease J codes for MKKRNNEMIKIIPLGGVGEIGKNMYVIEIDDDIFVMDAGLMFPENEMLGIDIVIPDITYLENNKERIKGIFLTHGHEDAIGALPYILMKINIPVYGTKLTIALAKEKLKEIKVKRQVEFITIHSDSILQFDTADISFFKTTHSIADSVGICIHTSEGNIVHTGDFKFDQGVQGAYRAEIGKMAQIGEEGVLCLLSDSTEAEHPGFNISETLVATEMSNAFHSAKGRIILACFASNLLRIQQVFDAAYENGRKVALVGKSLERINDIAFKLGYLHVKAEELIIPVQDIEKYEDDKIVVLATGNQGEPFAVLQKMAKRNHKHINIKQGDTVIITASPSPGLELFMSKTIDMLYRAGATVLSGSNKVHVTGHGLQEDLKLMLNLIKPKYFIPVQGEYRMLIAHGKLAAQVGITRDRIFIPEKGEVIEYKNGKMSVGGRVPSGNVLIDGIGVGDVGNIVLRDRRLLSQDGILIVVVTLNKTKKMIASGPEIISRGFVYVRESEQLMGESTKLVRDIVEKNMSKDAFDWSSIKQEIRDQLNYYLYDKTKRRPMILPIIMEV; via the coding sequence TTGAAAAAGAGAAATAATGAAATGATTAAAATAATACCACTCGGTGGAGTGGGGGAAATTGGAAAGAATATGTACGTAATCGAGATCGATGACGATATTTTTGTTATGGATGCGGGATTAATGTTTCCAGAAAATGAAATGCTAGGTATTGATATCGTTATTCCTGATATTACATATTTGGAAAATAATAAGGAGCGTATAAAAGGCATTTTCCTTACACATGGACATGAGGATGCGATAGGAGCACTCCCATATATTTTAATGAAAATTAATATACCTGTATATGGAACAAAATTAACTATTGCATTAGCGAAAGAGAAGTTAAAAGAAATAAAGGTTAAACGTCAGGTTGAATTTATTACCATCCATTCTGATTCAATTTTACAATTTGATACTGCTGATATTAGCTTTTTTAAAACGACTCACAGTATTGCTGATTCAGTAGGGATTTGTATTCATACGTCTGAGGGGAATATTGTCCATACCGGTGATTTTAAATTTGATCAAGGGGTACAAGGTGCGTATCGTGCGGAAATAGGTAAGATGGCGCAAATTGGTGAAGAAGGTGTTCTTTGTCTTTTATCTGATAGTACAGAAGCAGAACATCCAGGTTTTAATATTTCAGAAACATTAGTTGCCACTGAAATGTCAAATGCCTTTCACTCAGCAAAAGGTAGAATAATACTGGCTTGTTTTGCTTCAAATCTTTTGCGTATCCAACAAGTATTTGATGCAGCCTATGAAAATGGAAGAAAAGTGGCTCTCGTTGGAAAAAGCTTAGAAAGAATAAATGATATTGCATTTAAACTTGGCTATTTACATGTGAAAGCGGAAGAATTGATCATACCTGTCCAAGATATAGAAAAATATGAAGATGATAAAATTGTTGTATTAGCTACAGGTAATCAAGGAGAGCCATTTGCGGTTCTACAAAAGATGGCCAAGCGTAATCACAAACATATTAATATTAAACAAGGGGATACGGTTATTATTACGGCAAGTCCTTCCCCGGGTTTAGAGTTATTTATGTCGAAAACAATCGATATGCTGTATCGTGCTGGCGCAACTGTACTATCAGGTTCAAATAAAGTGCATGTAACAGGTCATGGACTCCAAGAAGATTTAAAATTAATGTTAAATTTAATAAAACCAAAATATTTTATTCCGGTGCAAGGTGAATATCGGATGTTAATTGCACATGGTAAACTAGCTGCCCAAGTGGGAATAACGAGAGATCGAATATTCATTCCGGAAAAAGGGGAAGTCATAGAATATAAAAATGGGAAAATGAGTGTAGGAGGAAGGGTTCCTTCAGGTAATGTACTAATTGACGGAATTGGTGTCGGTGATGTCGGAAACATCGTGTTGCGCGACCGTAGACTGTTATCCCAAGATGGTATTCTCATCGTTGTTGTAACATTAAATAAAACCAAAAAAATGATTGCATCGGGACCAGAAATTATTTCACGCGGGTTTGTATATGTTAGAGAATCTGAACAATTAATGGGAGAATCAACAAAACTAGTTCGCGATATCGTTGAAAAAAATATGTCAAAGGATGCCTTTGATTGGTCTAGTATTAAACAAGAAATTCGTGATCAATTAAATTACTATTTATATGACAAAACAAAGCGCAGACCAATGATTCTTCCGATAATTATGGAAGTATAA
- a CDS encoding glycerol-3-phosphate acyltransferase — protein MQKVFIYILAYLIGQLLFAHIVGRLFYRKNVFQLGSGNPGARNAGRSFGKWGFLLVLIGDMLKAFFVCWLVDKYGIGIIGQSLALIFVLLGHMYPVIYKFKGGKGVASFIGGLLYISPFSTFSFIGAFIILFAINRSFTKSGLLAIMTTPIFLYLYESNLWVSIAIAIIAIIIILRHTDKKVIVGDGR, from the coding sequence GTGCAGAAGGTTTTTATTTACATATTAGCGTATTTAATAGGGCAATTATTATTTGCACATATTGTAGGAAGACTTTTCTATCGTAAAAATGTATTTCAATTAGGTAGTGGAAATCCGGGTGCAAGGAATGCCGGACGTTCATTTGGAAAATGGGGGTTTCTGCTTGTTCTAATTGGAGATATGCTTAAAGCATTTTTTGTATGTTGGTTAGTTGATAAGTATGGTATAGGTATTATTGGACAATCGCTCGCATTAATTTTTGTATTATTAGGGCATATGTATCCGGTAATTTATAAATTCAAAGGGGGAAAAGGAGTAGCTTCTTTCATTGGTGGATTATTATATATTTCTCCTTTCTCAACTTTTAGTTTTATTGGTGCTTTTATCATATTGTTTGCGATTAATCGCTCATTTACGAAATCTGGCCTTTTAGCAATTATGACAACACCAATATTCTTGTATTTATATGAAAGTAATTTATGGGTAAGTATTGCTATTGCCATAATTGCAATCATCATTATATTAAGACATACAGATAAAAAAGTAATTGTGGGGGATGGACGATGA
- a CDS encoding ABC transporter ATP-binding protein has protein sequence MEFVIEMLGIRKEFPGIVANDNITLQVKKGEIHALLGENGAGKSTLMNVLFGLYQPEKGEIRVNGKSVKITNPNIANDLGIGMVHQHFMLVDTFTVTENIILGKEPKSGGTIDIKKAEKEVQEISQRYGLSVNPKAKIADISVGMQQRVEILKTLYRGAEIIIFDEPTAVLTPQEITELIQIMKTLIKEGKSIILITHKLKEIMEVCDQVTVIRKGKGIGTVSVEDTNPNELANLMVGREVVFKTVKSEASPKENVLEIKDLVVKDSRGIESIRSLNLNVRAGEIVGIAGVDGNGQTELIEAITGLRKSESGSIKLNGKEVRNFKPRKITESGVGHIPEDRHKHGLVLDFPIGENIVLQTYYQKPYSKGGILNFKQIYNKASKIIQEFDVRTPSEYTLARSLSGGNQQKAIIGREVDRNPDLLIAAQPTRGLDVGAIEFIHKRLIEQRDNGKAVLLISFELDEILNVSDRIAVIYEGQIVAVVDPKKTTEQELGLLMAGSKGQEVGEESNV, from the coding sequence GTGGAATTTGTCATTGAAATGCTGGGCATTCGTAAAGAATTTCCAGGTATTGTTGCAAATGATAATATTACGTTGCAAGTAAAAAAGGGTGAGATTCACGCACTGCTTGGAGAAAATGGTGCTGGAAAATCAACTCTTATGAATGTTCTCTTTGGTTTATATCAGCCAGAAAAAGGAGAAATTCGTGTAAATGGAAAATCGGTAAAAATAACAAACCCAAACATTGCAAATGATTTAGGGATTGGGATGGTTCATCAACATTTTATGTTAGTGGATACGTTTACTGTCACTGAAAATATTATTCTAGGAAAAGAACCAAAGTCAGGCGGAACGATTGATATTAAAAAAGCTGAAAAAGAGGTTCAGGAGATTTCGCAAAGGTATGGACTATCTGTTAACCCAAAAGCGAAAATTGCTGATATTTCAGTAGGAATGCAACAAAGAGTTGAAATATTAAAAACGCTTTACCGTGGTGCTGAAATTATTATTTTTGATGAGCCTACTGCAGTTTTAACCCCCCAGGAAATAACCGAATTAATTCAAATTATGAAAACATTAATCAAAGAAGGCAAATCAATCATTTTAATAACTCATAAGTTAAAAGAAATTATGGAAGTTTGCGATCAAGTCACGGTAATCAGAAAAGGAAAAGGAATAGGAACAGTATCAGTGGAGGATACGAATCCGAATGAACTTGCTAACCTAATGGTTGGACGTGAAGTTGTTTTTAAAACTGTAAAAAGTGAAGCTAGTCCAAAAGAAAATGTACTTGAAATAAAAGATCTAGTCGTCAAAGATTCTAGAGGGATTGAATCGATAAGAAGTTTAAACCTTAATGTTCGGGCGGGGGAGATTGTCGGAATTGCCGGTGTAGATGGAAATGGACAAACCGAACTAATAGAAGCTATTACGGGATTAAGAAAATCAGAAAGCGGTTCAATTAAACTAAATGGAAAAGAAGTACGAAACTTTAAGCCAAGGAAGATTACGGAATCTGGTGTGGGACATATTCCTGAAGATCGTCATAAACACGGATTAGTACTTGATTTTCCAATTGGTGAGAATATTGTTTTACAAACTTACTATCAAAAGCCCTATTCCAAAGGGGGTATCTTAAATTTTAAACAAATATACAACAAGGCATCGAAAATTATTCAAGAATTCGATGTACGAACTCCTAGTGAATATACTTTGGCACGATCATTATCGGGTGGAAATCAACAAAAAGCAATAATTGGACGTGAAGTGGATCGAAACCCTGATCTTTTAATTGCAGCGCAGCCGACTCGGGGATTAGACGTCGGAGCGATTGAGTTTATTCATAAACGTCTAATCGAACAGCGTGATAATGGGAAGGCAGTGTTATTAATTTCCTTTGAACTAGATGAGATCTTAAATGTTAGTGATCGAATAGCGGTCATTTATGAAGGGCAGATTGTAGCAGTTGTGGATCCAAAAAAGACAACTGAACAAGAACTTGGATTATTAATGGCAGGTTCTAAAGGACAGGAAGTAGGTGAAGAATCAAATGTCTAA
- a CDS encoding GntR family transcriptional regulator — MLIKTDSRHLYLLVIDRLKKDIEAGIYKEKEKLPSEFDLAKQLGVSRATLREALRILEEDNVITRRHGVGTFVNSKPIFTSGIEQLYSVTDMIKQGGMEPGTIFLSSKTQAPTEEDIHRFSCNEEEEIAVIERVRTANGNPVVYCIDKIPSSLFPLEFSYNDGSIFDILEQHNGKKITHAVTQIEPIGYHDKVSQILECDPETALLVLKQLHYFENDEPVLYSVNYFKADNFSFHVVRKRI, encoded by the coding sequence ATGTTAATTAAAACAGATAGCCGACATTTATATCTGCTGGTGATCGATCGTCTAAAAAAAGACATTGAAGCAGGAATTTATAAGGAAAAAGAGAAATTGCCATCTGAATTTGATTTAGCAAAACAACTTGGTGTCAGTCGAGCAACCTTACGAGAAGCACTCCGGATATTAGAAGAGGACAATGTGATTACTCGTCGACATGGTGTCGGTACATTTGTTAATTCCAAACCTATTTTTACTTCAGGAATTGAACAATTGTATAGTGTTACAGACATGATTAAACAAGGTGGAATGGAACCAGGAACCATTTTTTTAAGTTCAAAGACCCAAGCACCAACAGAGGAAGATATTCATCGTTTTTCTTGCAATGAAGAAGAGGAGATTGCGGTTATCGAAAGGGTACGAACTGCCAATGGGAATCCAGTTGTCTATTGTATTGACAAAATACCTAGTAGTCTTTTTCCTTTGGAGTTCTCCTATAATGATGGTTCGATCTTCGACATTTTAGAACAACACAATGGCAAGAAGATCACACATGCCGTAACTCAAATAGAACCAATCGGATATCACGATAAGGTTTCCCAAATTTTAGAGTGTGATCCGGAAACTGCATTATTAGTTCTAAAACAACTTCATTATTTTGAAAACGATGAACCAGTTCTATACTCTGTAAATTATTTTAAAGCGGATAACTTTAGTTTTCATGTAGTAAGAAAACGAATCTAG